In Rhodothermales bacterium, the sequence TCGTGTCGAATGCATCTTCAGGTTGGGTGACCCTGAATGTGCGTGGTGGTGCGCGCGCCGCCGATCGGCTGGCGTTCGCGGCAGCCGTCGAGAACATCGGGGACGTACGCTATCACGAGCACGGCTCGTATATCCAGTCGCCAGGTCGGAATCTGGTGCTGAGCATCTCGTACGGATTCTAGATCGCGCGGTGGGTCCTCCCGGCGGAGGTCGATCGGGTTTCCCGAAGCGGTCAGGTAGCATCGAATTGCCCGGATGACGTACTTGTCCAGGTGCGAACTTGTCTTGAGGCGTGTTTGCCGGAGGGTGCTATCTCCGCAGGCCGCGAATCACGGTCCTGGATGATCGTACTATTCAGGCCGATCACCGAGGGTCACTTGTGCGACGTTCCCGGCATGCTGTCTCTCATTACACTTCGCGGTCCGAAAGTGCGTCTAGAGCCTCTCACGATGGAGCATGTCGATGCGCTGTCGTCGGTCGGACTGGACGGGGCCATCTGGGAGTATACACCGCGTGTCGTCCGGACCACACAGGACATGCAGGAATACGTGTCTGAGGCACTGGACGGCCAACGTCGCAGTCACATGTTGCCGTTCGCGATTGTGATTCAGGAGACGCGAGTCGTAGCAGGCAGCACGCGCTTCGGCAATATTGATCTCACGAACCGTCGTATGGAAATCGGCTCCATGTCTGCATGAGGCGCCCTCCGACTCGTATGGATCCCCCGCCAAGCGGGGGATGACGTGGCTGTATGATGCAACACCCCCGTCAAGCGGGGGATGACGTGGCCTTATGGTGCAGCACCCCCGCCAGGCGGGGGACGACGTGGCCGTATGGCGCAACACTCACGCCTTCGTCGTTGCGAGCACCCGGCGAGGTGCGCGGCAATCCGAAACGATGAGGGTTCCCCGGACGCCCGGATCGCCATGGCCTCCTCGCGAAGACGACTGCTCCTCGGTCATTGCCGTGAAGGCGGCAATCCATGTCTGCATGAGGCGCCCTCCTCACGACGACGATTGCTTCTCCGTCATTGCCGCGAAGGCGGCAATCCATATCTGGATGAGGCGCCCTCCGGCTCGTATGGATCCCCCGCCAAGCGGGGGGTGACGTGGCCTTATGGTGCAGCACCCCCGCCAGGCGGGGGACGACATGGCCGGATGGCGCAACACTCACGCCTCCGTCGTTGCGGCCACCCGAAGGGTGCGCGGCAATCCGAAACGTTGAGGGTTCCCCGGACGCCCGGATCGCCATGTCGGCCTCCTCGCGAAGTCGCCTGCTTCTCCGTCATTGCCGCGAAGGCGGCAATCCATGTCTGCATGAGGCGCCCTCCGACTCGTATGGATCCCCCGCCAGGCGGGGGATGACGTGGCCGTATGATGCAGTACCCTCGCCAAGTGGGGGATGACGTGGCCGTATGGCGCAACACCCCCGCCTTCGTCGTTGCGAGCACCCGGCCAGGTGCGCGGCAATCCGAGAAGCTACGGTCTATCTCGGGGCGACGTTCTGGCGCCGTGCTGGTTTCCGAGTTCAACACCGTGGACGGATTCCACAATTCCGCCCGCAACTTTTCCAACCTGGGAGACGGTGACCGGTACTTCATCCGGAGAGCCATCGCCTACTGTTCACAGTGATCTACATTTCTCGGCTGATGGCTCCCGAGTCAGGAATGTCAAAGTGATGTGTGGCTTCCTGGGAGGCGGGACAGAGCAGTCTGTTCCGCCTCTTACGTTTTGCCCAAACGAGAACCGCCGGCACCCATGGGGCGCCGGCGGATTCAATCGACAGTCTATCAACTCGAGACGTCAGTTCATCGTCGCGACCGTTGTCGTCGGAGTCTCTTCCGGCGTCACGAGTACATCCCGCTGGGATGCCACGACAACTCTGGTCGACTGCTCGACTGCCGCTATCTTCCGTCCGACTTTCGCGATCGCCTCGCCTGAGTACCGGATCTGTGCAGACCCGCTCATGGAGAATGCCAGTTCGTTACTGGTTCCGCCACTGAAACCACATCCGGCATCGCTGCGAAGCATAGAGACCAACACGACAAGGTCCTGGAAGTCGTACGCTGCACTGGTGCTGTTGCTCGTTCCCAGTTCGAACAGGTAGATCGACTGATTCCGCTCGAGCGCTATGCGATTGCTCAAGGGGTCGATGAACTGGCTCACAAAATCTGCGACGGAACCCTGATCGAGGTAGCCGTCGATGTCCGGTACCGGATCGCCGTCGCGGAGCACCTTGAGCTGAGAGCCACTGGTCTGCGAATCCTGCTCCATGTGCTTGCTCCAGTCCTCGTTGACCGTGCCGTCGCCGGCCGTACGCGTCCATGACGTTCCACTCACGGTGATGTCAGTTCCGCCAGGAATCGGATCAGATGGCTCGTATGTGAAGGTCCCGTCTCGATTGACGTTTCCGGACAGCGCCTGCGTGTAGGTACCCCACGGATCGTTCGTTGTGCTACCCGTATGCACACGTGACGTGACGGGCATGTCATACGAGCCTCCTGAGCTAATGGCCGCGCCCAGTACTTCGGTCTTCAGCAGGAAGGGTACGGTTGGTACCGTGCTGACGCCGTCGATCGTGAATGGAACGTCCTTGCAGGTCGACGCAGAAAATCCACCCGGAGCATCGAAGACCGCCATTCCACCGTAGATCACTGAGTTGCCGTTCATCTCAACAGCGCGGTCGGCAGCCACAGAGCGTCTTACGAGCACGAGGCCCTCCCACGAGAAGTCGTTCCCTGCGATGAAGTCGCCATCCTGCACGATGAGAACACCACGCCCGGTAAATGGACCGCTCGGCTGGAAATCACCGACGACGGATACCACGGCCGGGTCGTTGATCGTGCCGAACGTGCCGAAGTACGGGGCCGTCGGTACAACCTTGTCTGAGCGACTCATTGCCTGAACGAAGATTGTCTCGTACGTAGACGGGTCAACGCCGTGCGAGACGCTGCCGTCGCCACCTTCACCGTTAATGCTGGAGGCGGTAATCGTGCCCTCAATCTCGAAGCGAGATGCGGGTGTGTCCGTCATGATCCCCTTCACCGAGCGCAGGTAGCCGGATCCCGTCTTGACGCTCGGCATTCTCGCATCCATGCCCGAGATCAGGTAGGTGCCGCTTGAATCCACATCCAGACCTTCGCCGGTCAGGACGAGAGCCGCATCGATCGGGCTCTCGAAGATCACGTTCGACCGGATCTCGTGACGCATCTGCCCCACAGTGCCCTTCGACGTCACGGCCAGATCTCCGTAGTAGTTCTCGGAGATCGCGACATCGTACGTTCCACCCGAGACGGGCCGGTCGCCGAATGAGCGATCTACGTCCATCAACTCGAGCTTGATGGCGCTGAGTCCGCGATCCAGCCCGGAAAGAGCGATGTCCCGTGCAACCACCTGGCTTTCGTAGCGGTGCTGCTCATCGTTCATCTCGAACTGCGAGCGCACTCCGATGTATGCGACGCTGGCGGCTCCAAGCACACCGGCCATCACAACAAGTAATATTCCTCGTCCCATTTTCTCTTTTCCGTCTAGTGATAAACTGTCGAATTAAGCTGTCTTGCTCCTAACTCTGGAAGGTCTGCATTGAAAGTCCCTTCGGGCTCAGCGTGATTCCCCAACGGAGTTTGTTCAGGTACAAACCACGGTCGCTTCCGTCGCCATCAATCATCCGCTGGCTTACTACCGCATTCTCGAATCTCACGCGCAGTCTGCGCGCATCCACCCGGTTGATCACACCGTTGTTGCCGCTGTCAAGGAGGTCAATCCGGAAATCAGAAAGTGTCGACATGCTCGCGCCACTTGGTTTCCACGTGCCGGCAACGAGCTCGTACCGATCCATCCGATACAGCTGGGTGTCTTCGCCGTCGATTCGCGTGACGATCGTCGGCTGAAGCAGATATCGAACCCGCGTTCGATTGCCTGTTTTGTCGGAGCCCCAGAATTCGAGAGAGTCTGTCAGCACCCTGGTGCCGCTCATTACGTTCGAGTGACTCAGAATTCCCGCGTCTCCGGGTACCGAGAGGTAGCCTGCGTTCGAGAGGTCTCGCTCAAGCACCTCCGCAAAATTCAGAGTCTGCTTCTTCACGCCATACATGATGGTGCTTTCCACCGTGTTACTCTGGATGCGGCTCTGGATCGTAAACAGCATCAGAATGACGACGCCGCCTACTACCGTTGCCGAGAGTTTGTCGAAAATGAGGTACATGTGTGTTCGGGCTACTTGTTGGCTGAGATGTGCTGTTCTACCACTGCGGCGAAAACTGACGCTTGAGGCGGAGGGGATGATTGAGAATCGGGACACCCTTCACGGAAGTGGAATTGGATACGTGGATCGTCACTTCCTTCACCCAGGTCGGGCTCGCCGAGACGTTGCCCGAATCGTCGACGTATTGAACTTCTATGGAGACATCGAAGTCCATCTCCTTTCCTGGCTCGACCTCGAACGGTCGCTGGAATGAGGGGATCGCATGGAAGTCGTCGATGTCATTGCAGTTCTCGAACACGACACACGATCCGAAGGCCGACTGGCTGGTGAGGAGATCGGTATTCCGGTTGTAGCGGTCGACTGTGTTGTCGGCGGTCCGGGCGTCGAACGGCTTAGATGCCACGTAATTCATCACGTCGGAAGCGACGGCGTTGGCCATTACTTCCATCTCGCTGTTGATGGCCGTCTGCTGAGACCGGATCGTAGCCCGGTGATAGTTCAACGAGAACGTCATCACAGCCATGATTGCGAGAAAAGCGCCGAGAGTTTGCGGCATCGGAGAGCCTGTTTGAGTCGATTGATTTGATTCGATCGACAGATTACAAGCGCTGTGCCAAGTGTGCGGCTTTCGCGGTCGGACGTGATTCGTACCCGAAAGCGCCGTTTAGGAGGGGTTTTGCACCACAGGGATGGATAAGCCCGGAAACAGAACGATTGTTTAGAATGGGTTTTCGTGAGACAAATCTCGTTTTGATACGTGCCCGCAGCCAGACAAAACGAGGCTCCGTCATCCCTCCATTTTGATGTTTGATGCTCGCCGCCGTATCTCGGTGAACGTGTAATTCATCACCTAAGGAGGCAGGTTATGTTGAATCGATTGTGGCGCCGAGTCGCCATCTGTTGGCTGGTTGTCCTGGTTATCCCCTCGCTGGCGTCCGCCCAGGAAGCCGAACCAACGTATCTGGTTGTCGACTGCATGAAGTCAACCAGCTCGCAATATGCCGACGTTGAAACCGACATCTGGAAGCCGATGCACCAGGAGCTGGTCAACCAGGGCAAGAAGGTGT encodes:
- a CDS encoding GNAT family N-acetyltransferase; the encoded protein is MLSLITLRGPKVRLEPLTMEHVDALSSVGLDGAIWEYTPRVVRTTQDMQEYVSEALDGQRRSHMLPFAIVIQETRVVAGSTRFGNIDLTNRRMEIGSMSA